From a single Fusobacterium ulcerans ATCC 49185 genomic region:
- the ispD gene encoding 2-C-methyl-D-erythritol 4-phosphate cytidylyltransferase, with product MYSSDSEIKKKKITLILAAAGIGKRMGLDYPKQFFEHNGKPLFIFPLETAEKSSLIDEIIIVTNENNIDLVEKQCNKYNIKKVKKVLAGGRERQDSIYNALKEDEGSTYILVQDGVRPFMKEKYIKMTCEALDNDKTLAGAVIGVPVKDTIKVVGIDGEILTTPSRAGLIAVHTPQTFRGDILKEAYKKAEIEKILGTDDSFLVERVGEKVKVITGDYDNIKITTLEDLLSLK from the coding sequence ATGTACAGTAGTGACTCTGAAATAAAAAAGAAGAAAATAACATTGATATTGGCAGCAGCTGGAATAGGAAAAAGGATGGGACTGGATTATCCAAAACAATTCTTTGAACATAATGGAAAACCTTTATTTATATTCCCATTGGAAACAGCAGAAAAATCTTCTTTGATAGATGAAATAATTATTGTAACTAATGAAAATAATATTGACTTAGTGGAAAAACAATGTAATAAATATAATATAAAAAAAGTTAAAAAAGTTCTTGCAGGTGGAAGAGAGAGGCAAGACTCTATTTATAATGCCTTGAAAGAAGATGAAGGAAGCACTTACATACTGGTACAAGATGGAGTGAGACCTTTTATGAAAGAAAAATATATAAAAATGACCTGCGAAGCACTGGATAATGATAAAACTCTTGCTGGAGCAGTGATAGGAGTACCTGTAAAGGACACTATAAAAGTAGTGGGAATAGATGGCGAAATACTTACTACGCCAAGCAGAGCAGGACTTATAGCTGTTCATACTCCTCAAACATTCAGAGGAGATATACTAAAAGAAGCATATAAAAAAGCAGAAATTGAAAAAATTCTTGGGACAGACGATTCTTTCCTTGTAGAGAGAGTAGGAGAAAAAGTAAAAGTAATCACAGGAGATTATGATAATATAAAGATAACTACATTAGAAGATTTGTTATCTCTTAAATAG
- a CDS encoding nitrilase-related carbon-nitrogen hydrolase gives MNIRIEQMKPVLGNTEQNLLKMVELIEKGIEAGDDIIVFPELALNGYMLEDIVFETAMKNVPEILLEKSKEISIIFGMAELGEEEYPYNTAYYLEDGRIIYKHRKVYLPDYGMFSEGRYFAEGEKIRAFNTKFGRMGMLICEDAWHQSAHYILAQDGAKYIFSIANAPARLGMNKTSVSATWKALLKSSSISNGIFNIMTNRVGVEDGVTFFGNSAVIDPAGEIIKEAEYFKEETLCCCINPCCIRRVRTSAPVFKAEKLDLTIRELKRIQENRFE, from the coding sequence ATGAATATTCGTATTGAGCAGATGAAACCTGTATTGGGAAATACAGAGCAAAACTTATTGAAAATGGTAGAGTTAATTGAAAAGGGAATAGAAGCTGGAGATGATATCATAGTGTTTCCTGAATTGGCATTAAATGGATATATGTTGGAGGATATAGTTTTTGAAACAGCTATGAAAAATGTTCCAGAAATACTATTGGAGAAAAGTAAAGAGATAAGTATAATATTTGGTATGGCAGAGCTGGGAGAAGAGGAATATCCATATAATACAGCTTACTATCTGGAAGATGGGAGGATCATATATAAGCATAGAAAAGTTTACCTTCCTGATTATGGAATGTTTTCTGAAGGAAGATACTTTGCAGAGGGAGAAAAAATAAGAGCATTTAATACAAAGTTTGGAAGAATGGGAATGCTTATATGTGAAGATGCTTGGCACCAGTCAGCTCACTACATTCTTGCACAAGATGGAGCTAAGTATATATTCTCTATAGCTAATGCTCCTGCCAGACTTGGAATGAATAAAACTTCTGTATCAGCTACATGGAAAGCTTTATTAAAGAGCAGTTCTATATCTAATGGAATATTTAATATAATGACAAATAGAGTAGGAGTTGAAGATGGAGTGACATTCTTTGGAAACTCTGCTGTAATAGATCCAGCTGGAGAAATTATAAAAGAAGCAGAATATTTTAAAGAGGAAACTTTATGTTGTTGTATTAATCCATGTTGTATAAGAAGAGTAAGAACAAGTGCTCCAGTATTCAAGGCTGAAAAGCTTGATTTAACTATCAGAGAGTTAAAAAGAATACAGGAAAATAGATTTGAATAA
- the cysS gene encoding cysteine--tRNA ligase: protein MIKIYNTLSGKVDEFKPVKEGEVSMYVCGPTVYNYIHIGNARPAIFFDTVRRYFEYRGYKVKYVQNFTDVDDKMIRKANEEGVSLKDIAEKYIKAYFEDTSKVNLKESGMIRPKATEHIGDMIEIIQNLIEKGYAYEAEGDVYFNVEKYKDGYGALSKQNVDDLKSGARIEVADIKKSPVDFALWKAAKEGEPSWESPWGKGRPGWHIECSAMSHKYLGDTFDIHGGGQDLIFPHHENEIAQSKCSCGGEFARYWMHNGYININGEKMSKSGTFMLLRQVLDQFEGRVIRLFILGAHYRKPMDFSNYELNQAKSSLERIENALLRAKDALAVVTKEGGADCAELAEVLKSSSEKFVTAMDDDFNTAQGLGAIFELIKELNKALEGDKLSAKGKETVKETVDYVVNIMQEVLGVILKLDNEVGNLTSELVEFILELRREARADKNWAMSDKIRDRLAEIGIKIKDGKDTTTWSM, encoded by the coding sequence ATGATAAAGATATATAACACACTCAGTGGAAAAGTTGACGAATTTAAACCTGTAAAAGAAGGGGAAGTGTCAATGTATGTCTGCGGGCCTACAGTATATAACTATATTCATATTGGAAATGCAAGACCAGCTATTTTCTTTGATACAGTAAGAAGATATTTTGAATATAGAGGTTATAAAGTGAAGTATGTACAGAACTTTACTGATGTAGATGATAAAATGATAAGAAAAGCTAATGAAGAGGGAGTTTCTCTTAAGGATATAGCTGAAAAATATATAAAAGCATATTTTGAAGATACTTCAAAAGTAAACTTAAAAGAATCTGGAATGATAAGACCTAAAGCTACTGAACATATTGGAGATATGATAGAAATAATTCAAAATCTTATAGAAAAAGGATATGCTTATGAAGCTGAAGGAGATGTATACTTCAATGTAGAAAAATACAAAGATGGATATGGAGCTCTTTCTAAACAAAATGTAGATGATCTTAAAAGTGGAGCAAGAATTGAAGTGGCAGATATAAAAAAATCTCCTGTGGACTTTGCTCTTTGGAAAGCTGCAAAAGAAGGAGAGCCAAGCTGGGAATCTCCTTGGGGAAAAGGCAGACCAGGATGGCATATAGAATGTTCAGCAATGTCTCATAAATATCTAGGAGATACTTTTGATATACATGGTGGAGGACAGGATTTAATATTCCCACACCATGAGAATGAAATAGCACAATCTAAATGTTCTTGTGGAGGAGAGTTCGCAAGATACTGGATGCATAATGGATACATCAATATCAATGGAGAAAAAATGTCTAAGTCAGGAACATTTATGCTTCTTAGACAAGTGCTGGATCAATTTGAAGGAAGAGTAATAAGATTATTCATACTTGGAGCTCATTATAGAAAACCTATGGATTTCTCTAACTATGAATTAAATCAAGCTAAATCATCATTAGAAAGAATAGAAAATGCTCTATTAAGGGCTAAAGATGCATTGGCAGTAGTTACAAAAGAGGGTGGAGCAGACTGTGCTGAACTGGCAGAAGTGCTTAAATCTTCAAGTGAAAAATTTGTAACTGCTATGGATGATGACTTTAATACTGCACAAGGACTTGGAGCTATATTTGAACTTATTAAAGAATTGAACAAAGCTCTTGAAGGAGATAAGCTAAGTGCAAAAGGAAAAGAAACTGTAAAAGAAACTGTGGACTATGTAGTTAATATAATGCAGGAAGTTTTAGGTGTTATACTTAAACTTGATAATGAAGTTGGAAATCTGACTTCTGAGCTTGTTGAATTTATTCTTGAATTAAGAAGAGAAGCAAGAGCTGACAAAAATTGGGCTATGTCTGATAAAATTAGAGATAGACTAGCAGAGATAGGTATAAAAATCAAAGATGGAAAGGATACAACTACATGGAGCATGTAG
- a CDS encoding ribonuclease III domain-containing protein, which yields MEHVDLKETSGVVLAYLGDAVWELCIRKYWISKGLNLQNLNKRVKECVNAKRQSVLYKEIVPLVEEKYQMLGNRAKNGNIKTFPKSCSVLEYKEATAFEALIAGFYVDGREDLIELAIKKCIEGEK from the coding sequence ATGGAGCATGTAGATTTAAAGGAAACAAGTGGAGTAGTGCTGGCATACCTTGGAGATGCTGTCTGGGAACTCTGTATAAGGAAATATTGGATAAGTAAAGGATTGAATCTCCAAAATCTCAATAAAAGAGTTAAGGAGTGTGTCAATGCCAAAAGACAGAGTGTATTGTACAAGGAGATAGTTCCCCTAGTAGAGGAGAAATATCAGATGCTGGGGAACAGAGCAAAAAATGGGAATATAAAGACATTTCCTAAATCATGCTCAGTTTTGGAGTATAAGGAAGCAACAGCTTTTGAAGCACTTATAGCTGGATTTTATGTTGATGGAAGAGAAGACTTGATTGAATTAGCAATAAAAAAATGTATAGAGGGTGAAAAGTGA
- a CDS encoding rod shape-determining protein: MKLFPSFRLNRSIGIDLGTANTLVYSKKHKKIVLNEPSVVAVERESRKVLAVGNEAKEMLGKTPDTIVAVKPLSEGVIADYDITEAMIKYFIKKVFGSYNFIMPEIMICVPIDVTGVEKRAVLEAAISAGAKRAYLIEEARAAALGSGLDISVPEGNMIIDIGGGSTDVAVISLGGTVVSKTIRTAGNNFDNDIIKYVKKTHNLLIGDKTAEEIKIRIGTALPLDEDEKMTIKGRDLIIGLPKTVEITSEEVREAINDSLMEVVDCVKYVLERTPPELAADIVDKGIVMAGGGSLIRNFPEMIAKYTNLNVRLAENPLESVVKGAGLALDQLNILRKIEKAER, encoded by the coding sequence ATGAAATTATTCCCAAGTTTTAGATTGAATAGAAGTATAGGAATCGATTTAGGAACAGCAAATACGCTGGTTTATAGTAAAAAGCATAAAAAAATAGTTTTAAATGAACCATCAGTAGTAGCAGTGGAAAGAGAAAGCAGAAAAGTATTAGCAGTAGGAAATGAAGCTAAAGAAATGCTTGGAAAAACTCCAGATACTATTGTAGCTGTAAAACCTCTTAGTGAAGGAGTTATAGCTGACTATGACATCACTGAAGCTATGATAAAATATTTTATTAAAAAGGTTTTTGGATCATATAATTTTATTATGCCTGAAATAATGATATGTGTCCCTATAGATGTAACAGGAGTAGAAAAAAGAGCTGTATTGGAAGCTGCTATATCTGCTGGAGCAAAGAGAGCATATCTTATAGAAGAAGCAAGGGCAGCAGCTCTTGGTTCAGGACTTGATATATCTGTACCTGAAGGAAATATGATAATAGATATTGGAGGGGGTTCTACTGATGTAGCTGTTATCTCTCTAGGAGGAACAGTAGTAAGTAAGACTATAAGAACAGCTGGAAATAACTTCGATAATGATATAATAAAATATGTAAAGAAAACTCATAATCTTCTTATAGGGGATAAGACAGCTGAGGAAATAAAAATAAGAATAGGAACAGCTTTACCTTTAGATGAAGATGAAAAAATGACTATTAAAGGTAGAGATCTTATAATAGGACTTCCTAAAACAGTGGAAATAACTTCAGAAGAAGTAAGAGAAGCTATAAATGATTCTCTTATGGAAGTTGTAGATTGTGTAAAGTATGTCCTTGAAAGAACCCCTCCTGAACTTGCAGCAGATATAGTTGATAAAGGGATAGTTATGGCTGGAGGAGGTTCTCTTATTAGAAACTTCCCAGAGATGATAGCTAAATATACTAACCTTAATGTAAGACTGGCTGAAAATCCTCTTGAAAGTGTAGTAAAAGGTGCTGGATTGGCTCTTGATCAGTTAAATATTCTTAGAAAGATAGAAAAGGCTGAAAGATAA
- a CDS encoding ATPase, protein MIKDIVSNEEVKTFFRNELKAGKKSGTYLFYGSDTDQLMEFALYFTKGLCCETLEGDFCNTCSTCRKIDKLIYSDLEVLNDPSGIKVDAVRELAYKSSSSSYEGGRKIFILKDIQKMKKEAGNSLLKLIEEPNEGSFFLLLSSSLNILPTIKSRSILVKIKKRNAEELDVDDFTYSFYMGNSEDIKGFKESELDLNKSEFYGNIGNFLKKYTETKELEYKTGIYKCIRDFIKGKYYISPQEKIFFVEEIMRGTSDKEIYRKIIEYTIYVLGDIKGLEERLTLKGMLRYPINMKLVLLELFL, encoded by the coding sequence ATGATAAAAGATATTGTTTCTAATGAAGAGGTTAAAACTTTTTTTAGAAATGAACTTAAAGCAGGAAAAAAATCAGGAACATATCTTTTTTATGGAAGTGACACTGATCAATTAATGGAGTTTGCTCTTTATTTTACTAAGGGGTTATGCTGTGAAACTCTGGAAGGGGACTTTTGCAATACATGCAGTACATGTAGAAAAATAGATAAACTTATTTATAGTGATTTGGAAGTGCTGAACGATCCAAGCGGAATAAAAGTAGATGCTGTAAGAGAACTTGCATATAAGTCTTCATCAAGTTCTTATGAAGGTGGAAGAAAGATATTTATACTGAAAGATATACAAAAAATGAAAAAAGAGGCAGGGAACTCTCTTTTAAAACTTATAGAGGAACCTAATGAAGGAAGTTTTTTTCTTCTTCTCAGCAGCAGTCTGAATATACTTCCTACGATAAAATCAAGAAGTATATTGGTAAAGATAAAGAAGAGAAATGCAGAAGAATTAGATGTAGACGATTTTACATATTCATTCTATATGGGAAATAGTGAAGATATAAAAGGTTTTAAAGAATCAGAACTGGATTTAAATAAATCTGAGTTTTATGGAAACATAGGGAATTTTTTAAAGAAATATACTGAAACTAAGGAACTTGAATATAAGACAGGAATATATAAATGCATAAGGGACTTTATTAAAGGAAAATACTATATATCACCTCAGGAAAAAATATTCTTTGTAGAGGAGATAATGAGAGGAACCTCAGATAAAGAGATATATCGAAAAATCATAGAATACACTATCTATGTATTAGGAGATATAAAAGGTTTGGAGGAAAGGCTTACTCTGAAGGGAATGTTGAGGTATCCCATCAATATGAAACTTGTGCTTCTTGAACTGTTTTTATAG